The following proteins come from a genomic window of Nitrospirota bacterium:
- a CDS encoding response regulator transcription factor yields the protein MRILLIEDEKDLAFIIRQGLEEEGYIVDEANDGEEGQYMAENYPADVIILDIMLPKIDGLTLLGNIRKKGISTPVVLLTARDAILDKIKGLDTGADDYLTKPFVFDELLARIRTLIRRQSSVKESVIRIADLEINTSTHEVLRGGNPVTLSAREYALLEYLAYHKDTVVGRTDIVEHIYNEDSDMDSNVVDVYINYLRNKIDKDHEQKLIHTVRGAGYILKSKLK from the coding sequence TTGCGTATTTTATTAATTGAAGATGAGAAGGACCTTGCATTTATCATCAGACAGGGCCTTGAGGAAGAGGGGTATATAGTTGACGAGGCCAATGATGGTGAAGAGGGTCAGTATATGGCCGAAAATTATCCTGCTGATGTAATTATCCTCGACATAATGCTTCCGAAGATTGACGGTCTGACCCTGCTTGGCAATATCAGAAAAAAAGGAATTTCTACACCGGTTGTCCTTCTTACGGCAAGAGATGCTATACTTGACAAGATCAAAGGTCTTGATACAGGGGCTGATGACTACCTGACCAAGCCATTTGTCTTTGACGAGCTCCTGGCTCGAATACGTACACTGATCAGACGCCAGTCTTCTGTAAAAGAATCTGTAATTCGCATAGCTGACCTTGAGATAAATACCTCTACTCATGAGGTCTTGAGAGGCGGAAACCCGGTAACACTTTCAGCCAGAGAATATGCACTGCTCGAATACCTGGCTTATCACAAAGACACTGTCGTAGGACGTACAGATATAGTAGAGCATATATATAATGAAGACAGTGATATGGATTCCAATGTTGTGGATGTCTACATCAATTATCTTCGCAACAAGATAGATAAGGACCATGAACAGAAATTGATTCATACAGTTCGCGGGGCCGGTTACATACTCAAATCCAAACTGAAATAA